The nucleotide sequence tgtatgtatatacacacacatatagatGTCTATATGTATGTATGAATATTAACACATCCATTTATATGCATTTATAAatttgtatgtgtgtatatagtaTGATGTTCACCAAATTGAGCTTTCAATCACACTGCATTAATATTGAAGCAGAGGCACCAACTTGTATCTCGACTCCATAAAAATAATCCACAGTCGCCAATAAGATATGAGCAAAAATTGCTGTGTTTCAAATTCTCCAGATGATATATCAAATAGACAAAATCAAACTTGCATAATGAAAGAAAATATGTAAATGATTGCAAATACATGTACAGTTTTGATCAAATAATGGTTTTTTGTGAAAAACAAGAAATTCAGTGTTCAGGATGTCAATGAAACAAGTTAATCTGGCTCGAAAAGTGTAATTCAACTAACGCAAGCATGAAGAAATTCTTAAACATCATAATTTGATTAATTTCAGATACCTGACTCATTTCACCCTTGATGCGATTCATCCTATCTGCATTAGGATCATTTGAATAGTAGTCCATCTGTTGACTTAACACCCGAGAAAACTCATCATTCATTGCATAAGCAGGGGCAGTGTGACAAGCATGACGATATGTCCTCACAAATCTTCCATGAATATCCTCAAGAAATGCAAAAGGAATTCTTCCTGTATAAGTCATTCAACAAGTCCAAAATGCCATGTCTTGAAAAATGTCTGTAAAATGCAActtaattcaaaagcaacaatgtgcaaacaaaaaagaaaaatttcaCGTAAGCCGCTACAGAAATAAACATTTTCATGTTCCCCACTCAATATGTTTAAATATCATATACCTTCTAAATTGCTGGAATTGGCACATTTTGACAGTTTAAAAATAAACATGCAATAATATCACTAGTTAAGACTTTAGGGAACACTATAACAATGGTCCATTCTGAAGGATACAATCAGGACTTTGCTTCATAAAACTTGTTGATGAAAAACATGCAGCATTCATATAATTTTCCATACAACCAATAGGCTTCAGTGGCTTGATGACAGAAAAATCTTGCATCTTTTGCCTCCAAGGATGCTTGTTCATCACTGGTTGTGCATATAATTGCACATATGCCAAAACAACTCTTAAGAATTACTTCTCAAATAAGCTCAATATGTAAGGTTACTCAACACAAAGATAATCCACATAAAATAGAACTCGAGACTGGCATTCAAGAAAATGGTTTAAAATACAAGTTGAAACAGTATGTATTGACTGACTTTTACCAATTCGGCCAAGCACTCATAACAGACCATACACCATGGTACAGATACACTgctcattttaaattttaatattttattcaacGACAACTGAGTGATATATGAATCAATATGCTGCCAACATCCCATTACCATACTGTCTTAACAAGTTGTCAAAAATAGAATATAACATATATTTAAAACCTTGTTCAAGAGAAAATCACCTATAGTTCGGATAACTACTCCGCAAGTGCCACAGATAAATTTACCattaaaaaaagaatagaaaGGTTTGTGGCTTCGTCTCTTGCATAGTGATAATATGACCCATAAAGATAAGTAGGAACTGAACTAAAACAAGTTGAAATGAAATTGATATTTAGCTCATCATGAAGCTAGTCTCGGATGTTTATCTCATGCAAGTTCAAATCAACAAAAATAATAACTTCGAAATCATCTTACAAACATGTCACAATGTCAAcatccccaaaagtcaaatcatatATGCTAAATCATCAGGTATGCAAATTTACAAGTAACAAAAGAGTTTGGTTGCCAACAAAACTGCAAAAAGAACAACAATTACAATCCATAGTGACCCATCTATGTTGGTTTGGCTACATGATGTTCTTCCACCATCAAATTCTGTTTCGGGCAATCACTAGTCAGAAAATTCTGAGATGGAGTCTTGATTGCGCTAAATATTCTGGTATCGAAAAGGTATAAAGATATCAATTAGTCATCAGCTACGCATATACTTTGCCACCATTGAGCTTTGAACTTCGCTAAGGTTATTGTCACTAGTAGGTCACTCCCAAGCAACCTCCTAGCCAACCCTGTGCTCTTCAAGGCATCATGTTGACCTCACACAGAACCAATAAACCCAAAATAATTTAGTTTGAACTACTAGAGCACCACAGTTTTGGAGTCAAAGAAAGACCCATAATTCCATGCAACCAAGAATCGGTCCTCCTAAAATTCTTACAATATAAATACTCACAATGAAAGAAGGAAAATACAGCCTTCATCTTGGGTACATATTGCAGAGTGAATATTAATGCCTTTTGCCATCTTTGTTTTAACTTAAAAGTCAATTATAAAACAGACTATCTATAATATGAAATATAATTACATATCATTGCTCATTTTTGCACTAGAATGCAAAAAATATATTGTCCTCACCCATAAAATCAAGTATCAGgcaatataatatattatctaaagcATAATTTTGTCTAAAGCAATAGTAGACATACATCCCCCCTATAACTATGAATCTATAACTTAACTTTTTGACTTTATGAAAATCAGCCAATGGTATCATAAAAACATTATATCAATCGATACTGAAGATGGTTGTTGGACTTGAGAATAGCATTCTGCTAGAACTTCAACAAATCTACGAGTACAAGGCATCATGGTAGATATGTGTGGAAACGCCCAAAAGTATCAGACATATCTAAGGGGATTATGTTGAAGCAGCAACAAATGTAGGACTTCTTTGTATCATCAAATTTATAGAAGTAGTCCAGTGATGGTTCCACTTTGTTAGAAAATCCAAATCATTATCAGTATTTAACTGATTGAGAAATTAGTTGCAAGATTGATGATTAATTGTTAAACAAGTTTAATATATTTCTTCACATGGGAAGCAAGAAAGAGACTTGTGCTGACCAACTATAGTAtgatgaaaaaaaagataaaatttcgaTCTCTTGAGTGTGCTCGAGTTTCAGTCCTACACTCATGATCTGTATTTAGATGTTAATTGGCCAAAGATGTCGAGACCACTTTTATAACAAATATGACAACAGAAGATCACCTTTCTTGCATTCGATCTGTCTACGGGGACCGGGTAGCTTTTATGGAAATAGGAAACAGTTTCTTTCTTGTTTCGGATTGCTCCCTTGGGCGATTAAACCTAATCCAAGATTtgtaatcttcgaatcttttgaTATTGTTTCATCAAGTTAATTAATGACGAGATTTTGAACATGGGAGGCCTGATCAAGAAGATCGAGTTCTTTTCCGATTTTATTTGGGTTTCCAAGAAAAAACCTTAAACATGATCAAGATCAATCCACAAACATCCACCGGCGTAGATTTCGATGAAAAAAGAGGGGATATCATGGATAGAAGACATCGGAAGGATACGAAGGATAGAAGGAGGGGGGACTCACTGCCGGCGGTGTCGTCGGCGACGCAGAGGACCGTGATGCCGTCGGTGCGCTTTACGTGGAAGACGTAGCGGTCCTGGGAGTACGATACGTGGGTATCGGTGGCACCGGGTATGCGCTCCAGTATCTGCCGCGCCACGGCGCTCGCGTTCGTGGTGGCCCCGCTGAACTCCGCCAACACCACCGATCCCCGCGCCACCAGAGCGTAGAGGATCGCCATCTCCttgtctcctcttctcctctttctcccTCTGTGTAATTAATTTCACCTAATAATCTCAAGAGTTGacgaggggaaaaaaaaaaaaagatggaaagGAAGACGGAGAAGGAACGAGAACGGAAGATGAAATAGGGACGGAGATGGAAACAACCACGGCGACCTCACGGTGGGTTGGGCCCCTTGACGGGGATTTACAACCTGTACGTCTCAAAGCGTACACAATCAACTTCTAGCAGTGAAGGGAGACGTGGGGTCCATCCAGATCATGCATACCCTTCGTTGTCGAGGAGGTACTTTTGGGTCCGTCCTCTGGGACGCGAAATTATACTCGTGATTTTGGTAAATCATTAATCACAATCGAACGAGAATGGCGCTGCGGCATCAGCGGACGGTCGAGATGATGAAGCTGTCTAAACGCATCAATTCCCGTGCTTGATGACTTGTACACGTCGCTGCCACTGCGTTTTCGACCGCCACCCGTCCCGCTTCGGTGCGTTAGAATCGACGAAGCTACGATGGAACGGTAGGACCAGAAATTAGAGCTTTTGATTGGCCCGATCGTGCCCGGC is from Musa acuminata AAA Group cultivar baxijiao chromosome BXJ1-6, Cavendish_Baxijiao_AAA, whole genome shotgun sequence and encodes:
- the LOC103990071 gene encoding vesicle-associated membrane protein 711 isoform X1 translates to MAILYALVARGSVVLAEFSGATTNASAVARQILERIPGATDTHVSYSQDRYVFHVKRTDGITVLCVADDTAGRRIPFAFLEDIHGRFVRTYRHACHTAPAYAMNDEFSRVLSQQMDYYSNDPNADRMNRIKGEMSQVRDVMIENIDKVLERGERLELLVDKTTNMQGNTIRFRKQARRFRNTVWWRNVKLTVALILLILIIIYVVLAFVCHGIALPSCIR
- the LOC103990071 gene encoding vesicle-associated membrane protein 711 isoform X2 is translated as MAILYALVARGSVVLAEFSGATTNASAVARQILERIPGATDTHVSYSQDRYVFHVKRTDGITVLCVADDTAGRRIPFAFLEDIHGRFVRTYRHACHTAPAYAMNDEFSRVLSQQMDYYSNDPNADRMNRIKGEMSQGCSDSTYPDHNICRACICLPWHRFAILYQVE